In Bacillus toyonensis BCT-7112, a single window of DNA contains:
- a CDS encoding alpha/beta hydrolase produces the protein MKRFFAALFTILGAITALGIFFTNKVMYLKKKTEEEVLERESKKHFRIEDFDALHKEEIHIPSQFGYDLHGYYIPAGHSNKFMVFCHGVTVNKMNSVKYANLFLSRGFNVLIYDHRRHGKTGGKTTSYGYYEKHDLKSVVDWLKSRFGTNIILGIHGESMGAATLLQYAGLVEDGADFYIADCPFSDFYGQLQHRLKVEFHLPKWPLLPLANAFLKVRDGYTIREVSPIDCIKNINNPVLFIHSKDDDYILADMTKALYEAKENNKQLYIAEHGAHACSYNENKEEYEAALDQFLNTYVKETKNRLA, from the coding sequence ATGAAACGTTTTTTTGCAGCATTGTTTACTATACTAGGTGCGATAACTGCCCTTGGGATTTTCTTTACAAATAAAGTGATGTACTTGAAGAAAAAAACAGAGGAAGAAGTTCTAGAAAGAGAATCGAAAAAACATTTTCGTATAGAAGATTTTGACGCTCTTCATAAAGAAGAAATTCATATCCCTTCGCAATTCGGATATGATCTTCATGGATATTACATTCCTGCAGGTCATTCCAACAAGTTTATGGTTTTTTGTCACGGCGTAACTGTAAACAAAATGAACTCTGTAAAATATGCAAACTTATTTTTAAGCAGAGGATTTAATGTCCTTATTTATGATCATCGTCGTCATGGTAAAACCGGAGGAAAAACAACAAGCTATGGATACTATGAAAAACATGATTTAAAATCAGTAGTTGACTGGCTAAAAAGTCGTTTTGGCACAAATATAATACTCGGTATTCATGGTGAATCTATGGGCGCTGCAACACTACTTCAATACGCAGGACTTGTAGAAGATGGTGCTGATTTCTATATTGCAGATTGTCCTTTTTCTGATTTCTATGGGCAATTACAGCACCGCTTAAAGGTTGAATTCCATTTACCCAAATGGCCTTTATTACCATTAGCAAATGCTTTTTTAAAAGTTCGTGACGGGTATACAATTCGTGAAGTTTCACCAATCGACTGTATAAAAAACATTAACAATCCCGTTCTCTTTATTCATAGTAAAGATGACGATTATATTTTAGCCGATATGACAAAAGCTCTATATGAAGCAAAAGAAAATAATAAACAACTTTATATTGCAGAACACGGTGCACACGCTTGCTCTTATAACGAAAATAAAGAGGAGTATGAAGCAGCTCTTGATCAATTTTTGAACACATACGTAAAAGAAACAAAAAACAGGCTTGCATAA
- a CDS encoding DUF2552 family protein, with amino-acid sequence MDKQLLTLRNIANERTWASFLNDNHPYSLLHWSIAGVGQEAKDVWLLQDEVTFQTTEFPTLDEAVQWISENMEQVTDVLSQ; translated from the coding sequence ATGGATAAACAATTACTTACATTACGAAATATTGCAAATGAGCGCACGTGGGCATCATTTTTGAATGATAATCATCCATATAGTTTATTGCACTGGTCGATTGCCGGTGTAGGACAAGAAGCGAAGGATGTTTGGTTACTTCAAGATGAGGTAACGTTTCAAACGACAGAATTTCCAACGCTAGATGAAGCTGTGCAATGGATTTCTGAAAACATGGAACAAGTTACAGACGTTTTATCACAATGA
- a CDS encoding CDGSH iron-sulfur domain-containing protein, which produces MMKLSVWEGGIALAKVQIKVNDNGSFRVTGDVELVDSQGNVFPAKPAFSLCRCGLSKNMPYCDASHKGKFESVVRAPEAK; this is translated from the coding sequence ATGATGAAATTAAGCGTTTGGGAAGGAGGGATAGCGTTGGCAAAAGTACAAATTAAAGTAAATGATAATGGCTCTTTTCGCGTTACAGGGGACGTGGAATTAGTCGACTCACAAGGGAATGTATTCCCAGCAAAACCAGCATTTTCTTTATGCCGTTGTGGTTTATCAAAAAATATGCCTTATTGCGATGCTTCGCATAAAGGTAAATTCGAATCTGTTGTTAGAGCACCAGAGGCAAAGTAA